The following is a genomic window from Calliphora vicina chromosome 5, idCalVici1.1, whole genome shotgun sequence.
TGAGCGTGGACGTCCAACTAGGAATATAAAGATTAAAGGTTAGAAAtagtttgaacaaattttttaatgtataacaaataataaaaatgattttaattatgTTACCCTTTCGTTTAACTTGAAAAGGATCTTGAATTTTAGGTTTCTTGGGTGGTTTAGGTTCTTTGTTATATTTCTTAGTTTCTTGATTTTCAAATGAGtcatgaaatttataaaaacaaatgtaaCGTATTTGTAAAATATGAGCATTTGATAAGACTTACTTATATGTTTTGATTTAGCAGGAGTTGCCTCCTGATCTCCACCCTCATTTTTACGCTTACGTTGATATCCCCCGGTGGTCTTCTCAGCGTTGTTTGTTTTATTCAGTTTAGCATAGAATGTGCTGTTGATGACGGTGGGGGTACGTGGTCCTGGTGggtttattagaattttcttaataaaatcatAGACTTCATCGACAACCATGGTGTCCACCATGGATTGGGTGACATTTTCAATTTTCCTTCTGGACTTTGGTACCCTCAAGACATCATCGGCACTGCCAACAACCACCAGAGAAGATTCAGATTGCATTTTTTCGCGCATTGATTCGATTTCTTCGGGActgaaaaacaatattaaaatatgttaaaaacttAAGCTTCTTTTATGGAATTTTAACTCAGTTCgtcaaattttgaaacattttggaTTAGAACACTGCGTCCGATCGtgtcatattttctataggaaaaatgcATCCGATCGtaacacattttctataagaaaaatgtgtCCGATAGTGACAgattttcaataagaaaaattaGTGCGACCgtgacaaatttattaaaaaataaattacctTGATCTTGCAGAATTTTGACCCACCACAAATAGAATGGGTACTTTAATATCCAAAATACGATCATCTGGCGTTCCGCGTACCCCATTATAGGTATTGTAAGCAAAACCCATGCACACCACACAAGCCACATTCTCGGACATGGCCACTTGAAGCGCCAAAGAAGCACCCGCATTGAAACCAATTAAAATGATTGAACGTTGAGAATTTTCATTGCGTAATTCCTGAATTTTAACTCGCGTCAAAGAGACAATTTGTTCGGCCACCTGTTCCAAAGGTTGCCGTGAAATATGGCcacctttaaaataaaaataaaattgatttttaagtttaattatataaaagatTATAGATAAATCTTCTTACTCGTCATGGGCAAAGTAACTTGAACAATTTGCGTTATGGTGGCCAAATGTTGATACCATTTTTGCAAACGATTAGGCACCAGACCGCTAGTGGGCATTGAGGGCAATGCCACTATGACAGCATTTTGGGCTAATTTACGTATTTTGGTGGCAATTTGTGGTTCCCATTTTTTCTTCATAACCGGCGCCAATAGTTCCTGACTGACATTTAGCGGCCGTCCAAATAACATTTTATCCATTAGAGTGGGTAATTTCGATTTTAAGGTttgtaaaatatctaaatatgaGGCCATGTAGGTGGAGGGTAAGCAGTCCATTAAGAGGCAATGCAACCATTGAGTCAAACGTGAATCCCAGGCCACCGAGGCTAAAGCTTTACGCATACGTGAGGCTGACTTATCCACCACCACTCTTCTTTGCATGGCTTCATTAGGCCGTCCAGCATTGGACAATCGTCCCAGTTGATCATTGTCCAAAATGCGAGCAACTTTAGCAAACAAATTCTTTTGCATATTTGACCAGCCAATTctgcaaaatagaaaaaaataaatttaatattttgtatttactaTTAAAATATGGAACTTACTGATTTACTCTTGATTCCCAGTCATCATCCTcggcatttatatttttaacatattttgctATGCGTGCACATTCATTCATGACCTCTTTGGCGGAAATTTCATTGTACGATGGTATGGGCGCTTGATGAGCATCGGTCAATTCTTCCTCTATGGGATTTGTGTGACATGAGGGACATTGTGGAGGACGTCTTACTAATATAGTACGGGCCGGTTGTAAGCCATTGCTTATTTCGATATTATTCTGCGGCTTGGGGGTGGTATCACGTATATAGCTGTGCTCCATTTTGCTGCTTTCAGTAGAGGTATCAGCTGTAGCCGTGGTACTCTGGGGaaagaattcaaataaaaataattagaataaattttaatttaaaacaaagatattgtcatatttaacaaaaattgggAGTAAAACTGAATTGCAACGGTAGCGAAAgctttagaattaaatttttgtaaatttaattaatccAATTACCAACTAGGTCCCTATacagaacttaaaaatttattgaaattgtatCATATTCGAATAAcactaacaaaaatatatgatcTATTATTGAATATTCAACCATctttataaaaactataattttcatttcaacaaTCAATCTTTCTAGTTAACCACCAACaaaatcaacataaattttactataaattaaaaaaattacatttgttGTTGTAGCTATTATTGTTGGAGATGCAATTGTTGCAGTTGATGTTGCTGTCACTGAGGTCACACCTAACGATGTTGCGTCAACCAAGGCGGCTGATTTTGTGGCAACTATTGTTAATTGTGGTCTTTTAGCTGCAACAATGGCCACATTCAAGTTCCCAACAACTTCACCCTCCACCACTCCACCAATTTTGGAAGACGTATTTGTCAACGTTGCTAGAGGTGAAGCTGTTGCGGGTGTTGCTGTGGTTTTGGTTGCTGCCGTTGTTGTTGCAGTTGTAGTTTTAGCTAAAATGGGCTTTATAATGCCCTTAAAATCTTTAATGACAACTTTTCCTAAATTCGTACTTGTTACACTGCCGGTTGGTGTAGTTTGTTTGGCTGTTAACGTTGTATacagttgtttttgttgttgttgttgtgtttgagATTGAGACTTTTGTATGGGTGTtagaaatgttgtttttgtcagGGCTATCCTGGGtgccgttgttgttgttgtggcgGTGAAAGGTGCAGATTTCTGCAAGGCAATTGCCTttatatcattttcaaaatcaGACGACTGCATGTTGTCATTTTAATCgatttaaacaatatattttacaaaatactttttttttattttcttttacaccAACTTTAATTAATAGAGCGAGAGGGTTTGTGTTGTTGTAGTCTATTCTTgttacacatacaaaatttccaaCTGGACTTTGCTAAAATATATTTAGCACTTTATTTGCAATTATTCCTTTGCGAAAAGACAATTATgtacttcaaaaaatattttatttttctttattttccaaaaatttgcaaaattttcgattgaaatatttgcaaaaattagtattttttacatgaaccgcattcaattatatattttttacaactaCAAATATGGCGTCACACTATGTGCCAATGATGCCATATCATTAATAAACTGCATTATTGCTGGAACAATGTCAACGTTAACAGAAAACCGTTTTAACGACTATGCATGGTGAATTCACGGCATTACCGTTTAAAGAGCGTCGCTCTCACattttaacaaatgtcaaacagCGTTatcacataaaaaaaaattttgtgattttacacttattgaaaaaatcttttggaatttttaattttttccctatataaataaataccgcATTGATATACTTACTCCATCATCACCTTCTGGTTCAGCTGGAGGTTCTGCTTCGGGTTCTGGCGTGACCTCTTCATCTTCGCTCAAAAAAGCTGATAGTTTAGACTTGGTGTCAATATCTTTCTTTTGCACAAATTCTTCAAATAGTTTTATAAAGGACATTTTCTTTGTGAACAAACACAGCAGCACTAACACaaaattttgtcaattttatttataaacaacttAACGAAAACCTAAAACTTCCACACGTTTTACTTTAATAGCACAAGAATTTCCACCAAACTCTAGCACCCACTAACACAATGTCACAAATTTTCTGGTCTTTTTGTCTGCTGCTACTGGTGGCCATCAAAACAATTCTTGACTTTATGACGTCGttctttgttaaattaagtttttctttaaaatatttatgtttcacATGCACTTAACtatcttattttgttgtttttctatttattaaatattttttgtgttttat
Proteins encoded in this region:
- the Rcd1 gene encoding KAT8 regulatory NSL complex subunit 3 isoform X2, giving the protein MSFIKLFEEFVQKKDIDTKSKLSAFLSEDEEVTPEPEAEPPAEPEGDDGSTTATADTSTESSKMEHSYIRDTTPKPQNNIEISNGLQPARTILVRRPPQCPSCHTNPIEEELTDAHQAPIPSYNEISAKEVMNECARIAKYVKNINAEDDDWESRVNQIGWSNMQKNLFAKVARILDNDQLGRLSNAGRPNEAMQRRVVVDKSASRMRKALASVAWDSRLTQWLHCLLMDCLPSTYMASYLDILQTLKSKLPTLMDKMLFGRPLNVSQELLAPVMKKKWEPQIATKIRKLAQNAVIVALPSMPTSGLVPNRLQKWYQHLATITQIVQVTLPMTSGHISRQPLEQVAEQIVSLTRVKIQELRNENSQRSIILIGFNAGASLALQVAMSENVACVVCMGFAYNTYNGVRGTPDDRILDIKVPILFVVGQNSARSSPEEIESMREKMQSESSLVVVGSADDVLRVPKSRRKIENVTQSMVDTMVVDEVYDFIKKILINPPGPRTPTVINSTFYAKLNKTNNAEKTTGGYQRKRKNEGGDQEATPAKSKHIIGRPRSRPVANSSSTATVTGKLTQMHTSTPVMMGKSQPLKKNLSPTSITNDDLNMAIQSLISDSNDADLNTSTDSNPQKIITNFELVAQTKATPIKTTLLNTQQKQLIIGSTPAVGTKIKMIPSNQFVQLKPTPLQSQSKIYTIKSSPVVGGSQGDVSAGPRIGSIVTTSPGTTSSGQHIFTLKTPNGQTTQFATAVGGQPKYTVIKNANGNTTLQLSSAKTLHPVSTTSTPSTSSGNLDLSNIIDMPILFADNEGNISDASSSTETKPVTANKSSSGVGQLIISQKIIKEANPTSTTTAVATASTSSGTYVINKPGTFLQSQQMSGNKPNKVVFINRNTMKPCPNILSRSNISQQLNKYTKVVLTNSKTAGTTLVTRPGTHLTTTTSPIASTVKQINLQALNHASTASPGSTPTRPSGILNVQTKNLPQIQIINNPNATFISTDKPQIRNIVVKSGGLKQLPPHLSTQLLNRNLTVRKLPPGSVTITSSPVHAQDIDNASSSPASSSSSSASNIQTSPKIITLNPINRTTPTTKGD